A portion of the Flavobacterium limnophilum genome contains these proteins:
- the thiC gene encoding phosphomethylpyrimidine synthase ThiC, producing the protein MNNEEKISRTPFPNSKKIYIEGEIHPIKVAMREISLADTKMTNGRIEKNPPVTVYDTSGPFTDPNIEIDIRKGLPRIREQWILDRNDVEELTEISSEYGKSRLNDEKLNDLRFEYLHKPMRAKKGANVSQLYYAKQGIITPEMEYIAIRENQRIEQINAQSEAMQCQHAGHSFGANTPKSKITPEFVRSEVARGRAIIPNNINHPESEPMIVGRNFLVKINANIGNSAVTSSIEEEVEKAVWACRWGADTIMDLSTGKNIHETREWIIRNSPVPIGTVPIYQALEKVNGIAEDLTWEVFRDTLIEQAEQGVSYFTIHAGVLLRYIHLTANRVTGIVSRGGSIMAKWCLFHHKENFLYTHFEEICEIMKQYDVAFSLGDGLRPGSIADANDAAQFAELETLGELTKIAWKHDVQVFIEGPGHVPMHMIKENMDKQLEHCDEAPFYTLGPLTTDIAPGYDHITSAIGAAMIGWYGCAMLCYVTPKEHLGLPNKKDVKDGVITYKIAAHAADLAKGHPGAQYRDNALSKARFEFRWEDQFNLSLDPDTAREFHDETLPADGAKVAHFCSMCGPKFCSMKISQEIRDVAEAENGMAAKSEEFIEQGKEIYI; encoded by the coding sequence ATGAACAACGAAGAAAAAATCTCGAGAACCCCGTTTCCAAATTCCAAAAAAATCTATATCGAAGGAGAAATCCATCCTATAAAAGTAGCAATGCGTGAAATTTCACTCGCAGACACTAAAATGACGAATGGCCGAATCGAAAAAAATCCACCCGTAACAGTTTATGATACTTCTGGCCCTTTCACGGATCCAAATATCGAGATTGATATTCGAAAAGGATTACCACGCATTCGCGAACAATGGATTCTGGACCGAAATGATGTAGAAGAATTAACCGAAATCTCGTCTGAATACGGAAAATCCCGTTTGAATGACGAGAAACTAAACGACTTGCGTTTTGAATATTTACACAAACCAATGCGTGCCAAAAAAGGAGCCAACGTTTCTCAATTATACTACGCCAAACAAGGCATCATCACTCCCGAAATGGAATACATTGCCATTCGCGAAAACCAACGCATCGAGCAAATAAACGCACAATCCGAAGCAATGCAATGCCAACACGCAGGTCATAGTTTTGGAGCCAATACGCCAAAATCTAAAATTACTCCAGAATTTGTTCGTAGTGAAGTAGCCAGAGGTCGTGCGATTATCCCCAACAACATCAACCACCCAGAAAGCGAACCGATGATTGTGGGACGTAACTTTTTAGTAAAAATCAACGCCAATATTGGAAACAGCGCCGTAACTTCAAGTATTGAAGAAGAAGTAGAAAAAGCCGTTTGGGCCTGTCGTTGGGGAGCTGACACTATTATGGATTTGTCCACCGGAAAAAACATTCACGAAACCAGGGAATGGATTATCCGTAATTCTCCAGTGCCAATTGGAACCGTGCCTATTTACCAAGCCTTGGAAAAAGTAAATGGAATTGCCGAAGATTTGACCTGGGAAGTATTCCGCGACACCTTGATTGAACAGGCGGAACAAGGGGTTTCTTATTTCACCATTCACGCCGGCGTTTTGCTACGTTACATTCATTTAACCGCCAACCGTGTTACTGGAATTGTTTCCCGTGGCGGTTCGATTATGGCAAAATGGTGTTTGTTTCACCACAAGGAAAACTTTCTTTACACCCATTTCGAAGAGATTTGCGAAATTATGAAACAATACGACGTTGCCTTTTCATTGGGCGACGGATTACGTCCAGGTTCTATTGCCGATGCCAATGACGCAGCACAATTCGCCGAATTAGAAACTTTGGGAGAACTGACAAAAATCGCCTGGAAACACGATGTTCAGGTATTTATTGAAGGGCCAGGTCACGTGCCAATGCACATGATCAAGGAAAATATGGACAAGCAATTGGAACATTGTGATGAAGCTCCTTTTTATACTTTAGGCCCATTAACCACAGACATTGCACCGGGTTACGACCACATTACTTCGGCCATTGGCGCTGCGATGATTGGTTGGTACGGTTGTGCGATGTTGTGTTATGTCACTCCAAAAGAACACCTTGGTTTACCAAATAAAAAAGACGTAAAAGACGGTGTCATCACTTATAAAATTGCAGCACACGCAGCTGACTTGGCCAAAGGACATCCGGGAGCACAATATCGTGACAATGCCTTGAGCAAAGCGCGTTTCGAATTCCGTTGGGAAGATCAATTCAACTTGTCATTGGATCCAGACACGGCACGTGAATTCCACGACGAAACCTTGCCGGCAGACGGTGCCAAAGTGGCTCATTTCTGCTCGATGTGTGGACCAAAATTCTGTTCGATGAAAATCTCACAGGAAATCCGCGACGTGGCCGAAGCCGAAAATGGAATGGCTGCCAAATCAGAAGAATTTATCGAACAAGGGAAAGAAATTTATATCTAA
- the thiS gene encoding sulfur carrier protein ThiS → MELKINNQTKQFATDNLTVQALLDLEIPEKQNGIALAINNTVIPKSDWNTHLIKETDDILIISATQGG, encoded by the coding sequence ATGGAGCTTAAAATCAACAATCAAACGAAACAATTTGCCACAGACAACCTAACTGTCCAGGCACTCCTTGACTTGGAAATTCCCGAAAAACAAAACGGAATTGCCTTGGCCATCAATAATACCGTTATTCCAAAATCCGACTGGAATACCCATCTCATCAAAGAAACCGACGACATTTTAATTATTTCAGCCACTCAAGGCGGATAA
- a CDS encoding M3 family metallopeptidase — protein MKKIITVLVMSTSLLSIEAQTNPENPLLKKWEGPYGGVPAFNDYKISDLKPAFEFAIQQKLDELDAIANNPKPPTFDNTIAAMELAGKTFTRINAIFGIYSTNMNSTEFGPVEAEISPKIAGLSSKMYQNKKLFLRIEKLYNSPEKEKLTPEQQRLIWLDYNNFVREGAKLDDKSKMKVGEINQKLAGLFSKFNQNLLAEENSQYLELKTESDFDGLPEELKNAAIAQAKQRKLPVLGCVANTRSFIEPFLTYSTKRDLREKAFKMFVSRGDNGNANDNNATLVTILKLRAEKAKLLGFPTFSHWSLTNTMAKTPERALELMEEVWKPAVAQVHLDVAAMQKIVDAEGNHFEIAPWDYRYYAEIVRKQKYDLDQNEVKQYLQLEKLREGMFWTAGELFDLDFKQITNVSIYHPDVRVWEVSNKTSGKVVGLWYFDPYARAGKRSGAWMNAYREQQKLDGNIITIVSNNCNFIKGNDNEPILISWIDATTLFHEFGHALHGLCSNVKYPSLSGTNVARDYVEFPSQILERWLATPEVLNKFALHYKTNQPIPSSLVDRIQAASKFNQGFSSVEAIASSLIDMKLHLAGDADIDPKVFERETLAKLDMPKEIVMRHRMPQFSHVFSSDDYASGYYSYLWADVISADAYEAFTEGKGPYDKAVAKKLFETVFSVGNTTDQGDAYRAFRDRDPKIDALMRARNFPLPVK, from the coding sequence ATGAAAAAAATTATTACCGTTCTTGTGATGAGTACCTCCTTATTGTCTATAGAAGCACAAACGAATCCTGAAAATCCATTGTTGAAAAAATGGGAAGGGCCTTATGGCGGTGTTCCGGCGTTTAATGACTATAAAATTTCCGATTTAAAACCCGCATTTGAGTTTGCCATCCAACAAAAATTAGATGAATTGGATGCCATTGCCAACAATCCCAAACCGCCTACTTTCGACAATACGATTGCTGCGATGGAACTTGCGGGCAAAACATTTACACGTATTAATGCGATTTTCGGTATTTATAGCACGAACATGAATAGCACTGAATTTGGACCTGTTGAAGCTGAAATCAGTCCTAAAATTGCCGGGCTTTCAAGCAAAATGTATCAAAACAAGAAACTCTTCCTCCGAATTGAAAAATTATATAATTCTCCTGAAAAGGAAAAACTGACTCCAGAACAGCAACGATTAATTTGGTTGGATTACAATAATTTTGTTCGCGAAGGTGCCAAACTGGATGATAAAAGCAAGATGAAAGTGGGTGAAATCAATCAAAAACTGGCCGGACTTTTTTCAAAATTCAACCAGAATTTGCTTGCCGAAGAAAACAGTCAATACCTCGAATTAAAAACCGAATCTGATTTTGACGGTTTACCGGAGGAATTGAAAAACGCAGCCATTGCCCAAGCCAAACAAAGAAAACTTCCAGTTTTGGGATGTGTTGCCAATACCCGTTCTTTTATAGAGCCTTTTTTGACCTATTCCACCAAAAGGGATTTGAGAGAAAAAGCGTTTAAAATGTTTGTCAGTCGTGGCGATAACGGAAATGCCAACGACAACAATGCCACTTTAGTCACCATACTAAAACTGCGTGCCGAAAAAGCTAAATTACTTGGATTCCCAACTTTTTCTCATTGGAGTTTGACCAATACAATGGCCAAAACACCCGAACGCGCTCTGGAATTGATGGAAGAGGTTTGGAAACCTGCCGTCGCCCAAGTTCATTTGGATGTGGCAGCCATGCAAAAAATTGTGGATGCGGAAGGCAATCATTTTGAAATTGCTCCTTGGGATTATCGTTATTATGCCGAAATTGTCAGAAAACAGAAATACGATTTAGACCAAAATGAAGTAAAACAATACCTTCAATTGGAGAAATTGAGGGAAGGAATGTTTTGGACAGCGGGAGAATTATTCGATTTGGATTTCAAACAAATCACCAATGTGTCTATTTATCATCCCGATGTCAGAGTTTGGGAAGTTTCCAATAAAACATCTGGAAAGGTGGTTGGCTTATGGTATTTTGATCCATATGCACGAGCAGGAAAACGTTCAGGAGCCTGGATGAATGCTTATAGAGAGCAACAAAAATTAGATGGAAACATCATCACGATTGTGTCCAATAATTGCAATTTCATAAAAGGAAATGACAACGAACCCATATTGATTTCCTGGATTGATGCGACCACGCTTTTCCATGAATTTGGGCATGCCCTTCACGGTTTGTGTTCAAATGTGAAATATCCGAGTCTTTCCGGAACCAATGTTGCCAGGGATTACGTGGAATTTCCTTCGCAAATATTGGAAAGATGGTTGGCAACGCCAGAGGTGTTGAATAAATTTGCCTTGCATTATAAAACGAATCAACCCATACCTTCATCATTGGTCGATCGAATTCAGGCTGCATCCAAGTTCAATCAAGGATTTTCGTCAGTAGAAGCCATTGCCAGTTCTTTGATAGACATGAAATTGCACTTGGCAGGTGATGCCGATATTGATCCAAAAGTTTTTGAACGGGAAACATTGGCTAAATTGGATATGCCTAAAGAAATTGTGATGCGTCATCGAATGCCGCAATTTTCGCATGTTTTTTCAAGCGATGATTATGCCTCGGGATATTACAGTTACCTGTGGGCAGACGTGATAAGTGCCGATGCTTACGAAGCTTTTACCGAAGGAAAAGGGCCTTATGACAAAGCCGTGGCCAAAAAATTATTCGAGACCGTTTTCAGTGTTGGAAACACCACTGATCAGGGAGATGCCTATAGAGCCTTTAGAGATCGAGATCCTAAAATTGACGCCTTGATGCGAGCAAGAAATTTTCCGCTACCGGTAAAATAG
- a CDS encoding deoxynucleoside kinase, producing the protein MHIAIAGNIGAGKTTLTRLLAKHFKWEPHFEDVVDNPYLDDFYHQMERWSFNLQIYFLNSRFRQVIQIRESGKKIIQDRTIYEDAHIFAPNLHAMGLMTNRDFQNYSSLFELMESTVKPPDMLIYLRSSIPNLVGQIHKRGREYENTISIDYLNRLNERYEAWIQTYTKGKLLIIDVDNINFVDNPEDLGMIINKIDAELNGLF; encoded by the coding sequence ATGCACATAGCAATAGCAGGAAACATAGGCGCTGGAAAAACGACATTAACCCGTTTGTTGGCGAAACATTTCAAATGGGAACCTCATTTTGAAGACGTGGTCGACAATCCCTACTTGGATGATTTCTATCACCAAATGGAGCGTTGGTCGTTTAATTTGCAAATTTATTTCCTCAATAGTCGTTTTCGACAAGTGATTCAAATTCGCGAAAGCGGCAAAAAAATCATTCAAGACCGAACTATTTATGAAGATGCTCATATTTTTGCCCCCAATCTTCACGCCATGGGCTTGATGACCAATCGAGATTTTCAGAACTATTCTTCGCTTTTTGAATTGATGGAATCTACGGTTAAACCACCCGATATGTTGATTTATCTGAGAAGTTCCATTCCTAATTTGGTAGGTCAAATCCACAAACGAGGTCGCGAATACGAAAACACCATTTCCATAGATTATCTCAACCGATTGAACGAGCGTTATGAAGCTTGGATTCAAACCTATACCAAGGGAAAATTATTGATTATCGACGTGGACAACATTAATTTTGTGGACAATCCCGAAGACTTGGGGATGATTATCAATAAAATCGATGCTGAATTGAACGGTTTGTTTTAG
- a CDS encoding thiamine phosphate synthase has product MIVITNPIPTTNEISTIHSLFKNGLELLHIRKPDFSVAEMKAFLLEIKLEFRQQLVLHSHHQLAPAFGINRIHLTQNIRKEISSETLYLYNEQGIRLSTSTHDIESFNDLRIFFEYGFLSPVFSSISKTNYESDTSLFESIKNRTNFSTQLVALGGIYSENISETIEAGFDDVALLGTIWNSNNPIENFKLCQQIVLSY; this is encoded by the coding sequence ATGATAGTCATCACAAACCCAATTCCGACAACCAATGAAATCAGCACCATTCATTCTCTTTTTAAGAATGGATTGGAGTTGCTTCATATTCGAAAACCTGATTTTTCTGTAGCCGAAATGAAAGCATTCTTGTTGGAAATAAAATTAGAATTCAGGCAACAATTGGTTTTGCACAGTCATCATCAATTGGCCCCAGCATTTGGAATCAACCGGATTCATTTAACTCAAAATATCAGAAAAGAAATTTCTTCCGAAACGCTGTATTTATATAATGAGCAAGGTATTCGTTTATCAACTTCAACACATGACATTGAATCTTTTAATGACTTGAGAATCTTTTTTGAATATGGTTTTTTGAGTCCTGTTTTTTCGAGTATTTCAAAAACGAATTATGAATCTGACACGAGTTTATTTGAATCCATCAAAAACAGGACAAATTTCTCGACTCAATTGGTTGCTCTAGGAGGCATCTATTCAGAAAACATTAGTGAAACAATTGAAGCGGGATTTGACGATGTGGCACTTTTAGGCACCATTTGGAACAGCAACAATCCAATAGAAAATTTTAAACTATGTCAGCAAATCGTCCTTTCGTATTAA
- a CDS encoding sodium-translocating pyrophosphatase has product MNTIIIYVPIIMALIGLVFMAFKRAWVLKQDAGDGKMKEISEHIYEGALAFLNAEYKLLARFVVVISIVLAGITYIPGISTHLLIVVAFVFGAFFSALAGNMGMKIATKTNVRTTQAARTSLPQALKVSFGGGTVMGLGVAGLAVLGLTSFFILFFNIFMGGVWTSTEDMTVVLETLAGFSLGAESIALFARVGGGIYTKAADVGADLVGKVEAGIPEDDPRNPATIADNVGDNVGDVAGMGADLFGSYVATVLAAMVLGNYVIKDMGGKIEDVFGGIGPILLPMAIAGFGILFSIIGTMLVKITDNDAKEKQVQGALNVGNWVSIGLTAMACFFLVRYMLPESMKMNFFGEGLQEISSMRVFYATIVGLIVGAVISSVTEYYTGLGTKPVMSIVQKSSTGSATNVIAGLATGMISTFPTVLLFAAAIWTSYALAGFYGVALAASAMMATTAMQLAIDAFGPISDNAGGIAEMSELPKEVRTRTDILDSVGNTTAATGKGFAIASAALTSLALFAAYVTFTGIDGINIFKAPVLAMLFVGGMIPVVFSALAMNSVGKAAMDMVYEVRRQFKEIPGIMEGTGKPEYGKCVAISTKAALREMMLPGVLTIGFPIAIVLLGKIVYSHNNQLIAEMLGGYMAGVTVSGVLWAIFQNNAGGAWDNAKKSFEAGVMINGEMTYKGSDAHKAAVTGDTVGDPFKDTSGPSMNILIKLTCLIGLVIAPILGNGSDSGIQTMTTTTEMKSCCKEEMMGNCDISKCATMTKEECAKMCDEKGCTPEQKEMCMMHYDANGKFIPTSKVSKKEIKVEIIKENGKSKATVTTIENGSKKIEIFEGSTELVKAKVEALK; this is encoded by the coding sequence ATGAATACAATAATAATTTATGTGCCAATAATTATGGCGTTGATTGGATTGGTTTTTATGGCTTTCAAAAGAGCCTGGGTTTTGAAACAAGATGCAGGTGACGGAAAGATGAAGGAGATTTCAGAACATATTTATGAAGGAGCCTTGGCTTTTCTTAATGCGGAATATAAATTGTTGGCAAGATTTGTTGTTGTGATAAGTATTGTTTTGGCTGGAATTACTTATATCCCTGGAATTTCAACTCATTTATTGATTGTTGTAGCCTTTGTTTTTGGGGCTTTTTTCTCGGCTTTGGCTGGAAATATGGGAATGAAAATCGCAACAAAAACAAACGTTAGGACAACGCAAGCTGCTCGTACCAGTCTTCCTCAAGCTTTGAAAGTTTCTTTTGGTGGCGGAACGGTAATGGGATTGGGAGTCGCTGGTTTGGCCGTTTTGGGGTTGACTTCTTTCTTTATACTTTTTTTCAATATTTTTATGGGTGGCGTTTGGACTTCGACAGAAGATATGACCGTAGTATTGGAAACCTTGGCGGGATTTTCTCTTGGAGCAGAATCTATTGCTTTGTTTGCCCGTGTTGGTGGTGGAATTTATACAAAAGCTGCCGATGTTGGAGCCGATTTAGTGGGTAAAGTCGAAGCTGGAATTCCAGAAGACGATCCAAGAAATCCGGCTACAATTGCAGACAATGTGGGAGATAATGTAGGTGATGTTGCCGGAATGGGTGCCGATTTATTCGGTTCTTATGTAGCAACAGTTCTCGCAGCAATGGTTCTGGGTAATTATGTTATCAAGGATATGGGCGGAAAAATCGAAGATGTTTTCGGCGGAATAGGCCCTATTTTATTACCAATGGCTATCGCTGGTTTTGGGATATTATTTTCCATTATCGGAACGATGTTGGTTAAAATTACGGATAATGATGCAAAAGAAAAACAAGTACAAGGCGCATTGAATGTTGGAAACTGGGTTTCCATTGGTTTAACGGCCATGGCTTGTTTCTTCTTGGTTCGATATATGTTGCCTGAAAGCATGAAAATGAATTTCTTTGGCGAAGGATTACAAGAGATTTCCTCAATGAGGGTTTTCTATGCAACAATTGTAGGGTTAATTGTTGGTGCGGTTATTTCGTCAGTTACTGAATATTATACCGGTTTGGGTACAAAACCAGTGATGTCAATCGTTCAAAAATCAAGTACTGGATCTGCAACTAATGTGATTGCAGGTTTGGCTACGGGAATGATTTCCACGTTTCCAACGGTTTTGTTGTTTGCTGCCGCGATTTGGACTTCCTATGCCTTAGCGGGTTTCTATGGAGTGGCGCTTGCTGCTTCTGCCATGATGGCCACGACGGCGATGCAATTGGCAATCGATGCTTTTGGACCAATCTCGGACAATGCTGGTGGAATTGCCGAAATGAGCGAATTGCCAAAAGAAGTTAGAACTCGTACCGATATTTTAGATTCTGTTGGAAACACTACAGCCGCAACCGGGAAAGGTTTTGCAATCGCTTCTGCGGCATTGACATCATTGGCTTTGTTTGCTGCTTATGTAACTTTTACCGGAATAGACGGAATCAATATTTTCAAGGCACCGGTTTTGGCAATGTTGTTTGTGGGCGGAATGATACCGGTGGTTTTCTCTGCATTGGCAATGAACTCTGTTGGAAAAGCAGCTATGGATATGGTGTATGAAGTGCGTCGCCAGTTCAAGGAAATTCCAGGAATTATGGAAGGAACCGGAAAACCGGAATATGGAAAATGTGTGGCCATTTCGACTAAAGCCGCTTTGCGCGAAATGATGCTGCCGGGGGTTTTGACCATAGGCTTTCCTATTGCCATCGTGCTTTTGGGCAAAATAGTTTACAGCCACAACAATCAATTAATTGCCGAAATGCTGGGTGGATATATGGCTGGAGTAACCGTTTCTGGTGTACTTTGGGCTATTTTTCAAAACAATGCCGGAGGTGCTTGGGACAATGCCAAGAAATCTTTCGAAGCTGGTGTCATGATTAATGGTGAAATGACATACAAAGGTTCTGATGCGCATAAAGCAGCTGTAACCGGAGATACTGTTGGGGATCCATTCAAGGATACTTCTGGGCCATCTATGAATATCTTGATAAAATTAACCTGTTTGATAGGATTGGTGATCGCTCCAATTTTAGGAAATGGAAGTGATTCTGGAATCCAAACAATGACAACTACAACGGAAATGAAATCTTGCTGTAAAGAAGAAATGATGGGTAATTGTGATATATCAAAATGTGCCACTATGACCAAAGAAGAGTGTGCTAAAATGTGTGACGAAAAAGGTTGTACCCCAGAGCAAAAAGAAATGTGTATGATGCATTATGATGCTAATGGCAAGTTTATACCAACAAGTAAAGTATCTAAAAAAGAAATTAAAGTTGAAATAATTAAGGAAAACGGAAAGTCAAAAGCCACTGTCACCACTATTGAAAATGGAAGTAAGAAAATTGAAATTTTTGAAGGTTCAACTGAATTGGTAAAAGCTAAAGTGGAAGCGTTGAAATAA
- a CDS encoding DNA-3-methyladenine glycosylase I, with amino-acid sequence MEEPNRCGWCLSSDLYKKYHDEEWGVPVYDDQKLFEFLILETFQAGLSWITILKKRENFRLAFDDFDYLKVAQYSEDKILELMQDAGIIRNQLKIRAAVSNAVAFMKVQDEFRTFSQYIWKFTGGKPIDNKRQSLKEVAATSPLSDEISKDLKKRGFKFVGSTVIYAHMQATGMVNDHVENCWRKSGQ; translated from the coding sequence ATGGAAGAACCCAACAGATGCGGCTGGTGCTTATCCAGTGATTTGTACAAGAAATACCACGACGAAGAATGGGGTGTTCCCGTTTATGATGACCAAAAATTATTCGAATTCTTAATCTTGGAAACTTTTCAAGCAGGATTAAGTTGGATTACCATCCTGAAAAAAAGAGAAAACTTCCGATTGGCTTTTGACGATTTCGATTATCTGAAAGTAGCCCAATATTCTGAAGACAAAATTCTGGAATTGATGCAAGATGCCGGAATTATTAGAAACCAATTGAAAATTCGTGCTGCCGTTTCGAATGCGGTTGCCTTCATGAAAGTACAAGATGAATTTCGAACTTTCAGCCAATACATCTGGAAATTCACCGGAGGAAAACCAATAGACAATAAAAGACAATCCTTGAAAGAAGTTGCCGCCACTTCCCCTCTCTCTGATGAAATCAGCAAGGATTTAAAAAAACGAGGCTTCAAATTCGTAGGTTCTACGGTAATTTACGCCCACATGCAAGCCACAGGAATGGTCAACGATCACGTGGAAAATTGCTGGAGAAAAAGTGGTCAGTAA
- a CDS encoding GLPGLI family protein, producing the protein MSRIIFTIALVFSVHLGIMAQEFQGMAVYESKTSTADFKTRMQGNKDITPEMQKNMEERMKKMFEKTFILNFDKVASIYKEEEKLDSPGQNNGGMRMMASMTGGGGTYYKNIKEKAYTVDKEFMGKEFLVKDSLPNLKWKMEGETRVIGGYNCFKATAIRPVSKTDFRNFAPKKEDATTSKPADATKKTSFMDQIEVPKEVAVTAWYTPEIPVNQGPEGYWGLPGLILEVNDGKTVILCSKIVLNPKEKAVIKAVTKGKVVTQKEFDEIMIKKMEEFREMNQGRPGNGGPGGMGRP; encoded by the coding sequence ATGTCTAGAATTATTTTTACAATAGCGTTAGTGTTCTCGGTTCATTTGGGAATTATGGCACAGGAATTTCAAGGAATGGCTGTGTATGAATCCAAAACCAGTACGGCAGATTTTAAAACCCGAATGCAAGGCAATAAAGACATCACGCCAGAAATGCAAAAGAACATGGAAGAGCGGATGAAAAAAATGTTCGAAAAAACATTCATTCTTAATTTTGACAAAGTAGCTTCTATATATAAAGAGGAAGAAAAATTGGATTCCCCAGGTCAAAATAATGGCGGTATGCGCATGATGGCTTCCATGACCGGAGGTGGAGGAACTTATTATAAAAACATAAAAGAAAAAGCATATACCGTTGACAAGGAATTTATGGGAAAAGAATTTTTGGTAAAAGATTCATTACCTAATCTAAAATGGAAAATGGAAGGCGAAACCCGAGTTATTGGAGGGTATAATTGTTTCAAAGCCACAGCCATTCGACCAGTAAGCAAAACAGATTTTAGGAATTTTGCACCTAAAAAAGAAGATGCCACTACGTCAAAACCAGCCGATGCCACCAAGAAAACAAGTTTTATGGATCAAATAGAAGTGCCTAAAGAAGTGGCAGTAACAGCTTGGTACACTCCTGAAATTCCCGTGAATCAAGGCCCTGAAGGCTATTGGGGATTGCCGGGATTGATATTGGAAGTCAACGACGGAAAAACGGTTATTTTATGTTCCAAAATTGTGTTGAACCCAAAAGAAAAAGCAGTGATAAAAGCGGTAACTAAAGGGAAGGTTGTTACCCAAAAAGAATTTGATGAAATTATGATTAAAAAAATGGAAGAATTTCGGGAAATGAATCAAGGACGTCCTGGTAATGGTGGACCTGGTGGCATGGGAAGACCATAA